A window of the Chelonoidis abingdonii isolate Lonesome George chromosome 19, CheloAbing_2.0, whole genome shotgun sequence genome harbors these coding sequences:
- the SLC7A6OS gene encoding putative RNA polymerase II nuclear localization protein SLC7A6OS, protein MLCGPAAGMERAAVLRVKRKRGGSEPAEALVIACKRQRTEPGPAAPRDPVEKSLFKLVTTVSSQNEPVQKYVQEAITRDKAAEILRPSLGSTQRIIQDLRSSKQVKRQENRYRIITSHRPNCAERETIALDANGEETNEGAKLDPGAKKDTSHQESTAIYGSSSYLGEFQLFDVVQEEEVERDHNIAAAHTQKTDDPDAILCNAVEMIRERLTVSENDKGLEHHGKEEDYVYDIYYMETATSGWIQNILSVQPYTQEYELVDDDHISEEIYDDEDDENNENNWRNDYPDEEEFLPEEDEDGEGKDGESDGSFSDEDGRGIGSRTWVKYHSDILQEFEYEVVQDLDSD, encoded by the exons ATGCTGTGCGGCCCAGCGGCCGGTATGGAGCGCGCGGCGGTACTGCGCGTGAAGCGGAAGCGCGGGGGGTCGGAGCCGGCCGAGGCCCTGGTGATCGCCTGCAAGCGGCAGCGCACCGAGCCGGGCCCCGCGGCCCCCCGCGACCCGGTGGAGAAGAGTCTCTTCAAGCTGGTGACTACCGTGTCCTCGCAG AATGAGCCTGTTCAGAAGTATGTACAAGAAGCTATTACTCGAGATAAAGCAGCAGAGATTCTGCGACCCTCTTTGGGAAGCACTCAAAGAATCATTCAGGACCTTCGCTCCTCCAagcaggtgaagaggcaggaaaaCCGGTACCGCATCATAACCAGCCACCGGCCGAACTGTGCTGAAAGAGAAACAATTGCGCTTGACGCAAATGGCGAGGAGACAAATGAGGGTGCCAAACTGGACCCTGGAGCAAAAAAAGACACTTCACACCAAGAAAGCACTGCCATTTATGGTAGTTCAAGTTATTTGGGGGAATTCCAGTTGTTCGATGTAGTACAAGAGGAGGAAGTAGAGAGAGATCACAATAtcgctgcagcacacacacag AAAACTGATGATCCAGATGCGATTCTTTGCAATGCAGTCGAAATGATCCGTGAGCGTTTAACTGTATCTGAGAACGATAAAGGATTAGAACATCATGGGAAGGAAGAGGATTACGTTTATGATATTTACTACATGGAAACAGCGACTTCTGGCTGGATCCAGAACATCCTCTCTGTGCAGCCTTACACACAGGAATATGAACTG GTAGATGATGATCATATTTCTGAAGAAATAtatgatgatgaagatgatgaaaACAATGAGAATAATTGGCGTAATGACTATCCTGATGAAGAGGAGTTCCTTCCTGAGGAAGATGAAGACGGAGAAGGAAAAGATGGAG aATCTGATGGGAGCTTCAGTGATGAAGATGGCAGGGGTATCGGGAGCAGAACATGGGTCAAATACCACTCTGATATTCTGCAGGAGTTTGAATATGAGGTGGTCCAGGATTTAGATTCTGATTAA